The following proteins are co-located in the Desulfatirhabdium butyrativorans DSM 18734 genome:
- a CDS encoding phosphoribosyltransferase encodes MEEEIESLKEEIQNAKTIYDIERIFRRLWPDLLPKPFRKPLFGFPDVIIHASETSVKKHPLYSDAKSGSIESATELVKDTFNQDTVDDIRLLLHGRKPIVISAHAMEGEGVNVIPEAFAMLLAEKLGLEVESGIIQTNIVGHTGSDGFGRLSRQPVFDGDVIKSKEYFIVDDFIGMGGTIANLRGYIESKGGVVIGATALTGKAYSSKISPDRNIIQELRNKHGKELEEWWEKRFGHAFDCLTQSEARYLLKTENADRIRNKIVEAEQI; translated from the coding sequence ATGGAAGAAGAAATCGAATCACTCAAAGAAGAAATCCAGAATGCAAAAACAATCTATGATATAGAACGGATATTCAGGAGATTGTGGCCGGATTTATTGCCAAAGCCTTTTCGGAAACCATTATTCGGGTTCCCGGATGTGATTATTCATGCCAGCGAAACATCCGTAAAAAAGCATCCGTTATATTCAGATGCAAAATCCGGGAGCATCGAATCTGCTACTGAGCTTGTGAAAGACACTTTCAATCAGGATACAGTGGATGATATTAGATTGCTTCTCCATGGCAGGAAACCCATTGTTATAAGCGCCCATGCAATGGAAGGTGAAGGCGTCAACGTAATTCCTGAAGCGTTCGCCATGTTGCTTGCCGAAAAACTTGGGCTTGAAGTCGAAAGCGGGATAATTCAAACAAACATCGTTGGGCATACTGGATCAGATGGATTCGGGAGGCTTTCCAGACAACCCGTTTTTGATGGCGATGTGATAAAGAGCAAAGAATATTTTATTGTGGATGATTTCATAGGGATGGGCGGTACGATTGCAAATTTAAGGGGATATATCGAATCAAAAGGCGGTGTGGTTATCGGCGCCACCGCTTTAACAGGAAAGGCATATTCATCTAAAATATCTCCAGACAGAAACATTATACAGGAGTTGAGAAACAAACATGGAAAAGAACTTGAAGAATGGTGGGAAAAAAGGTTTGGTCACGCCTTCGACTGCCTTACTCAATCAGAGGCTCGATACCTTCTCAAAACCGAGAATGCTGACAGAATACGAAATAAAATTGTTGAGGCAGAGCAAATCTGA
- a CDS encoding tyrosine-type recombinase/integrase — MATWIKTTQTGVWYRENQRRKYIGKPDKYYAVKYSRNGKEVMEAVGWHSEGVTAQSAAVVRSKIVQNIRTGARPQSISEMRRIERERREAEERARQAEIERIRSEQAANVTFQEMFNVYIEHARETLKDQGKHAIANWNLLKPFFSGKPAKEVTVFDVDRARITLLKRRSPKTVHHAMSLIRTLYLRCFLWGLYTGPNPMKSVKFPKIDGNGRIRFLSIEEAQILLAELKPLNSDAHDLSLMSLFTCARYSELANLRWGAINWTDGFVTFLDTKNGRNRTVPICNPVREMLQDRLKALRLKGEPTPDSLVFPNRYGGVRSQMVDVFKVVADRLFNKGITDRRQRVVFHSLRHTGISWLVMNGTDLRTVQAISGHETLSMLKRYSHLSVDHVRDAVRRMADGFGDQSNLIPMSRQAG, encoded by the coding sequence ATGGCGACATGGATTAAAACGACTCAAACGGGTGTGTGGTATCGGGAAAACCAGCGTAGAAAGTACATCGGGAAACCTGATAAGTATTATGCAGTCAAATACAGCCGCAACGGTAAGGAAGTCATGGAGGCCGTCGGATGGCATAGCGAAGGCGTGACGGCGCAATCGGCGGCTGTTGTCCGTTCCAAGATTGTCCAGAACATTCGTACAGGGGCGAGGCCACAGTCCATTTCCGAAATGCGTAGGATCGAGCGGGAACGAAGAGAAGCAGAGGAAAGAGCCAGACAAGCGGAAATTGAACGAATCCGCTCAGAACAGGCGGCAAACGTCACCTTCCAAGAAATGTTTAACGTTTACATAGAACACGCCAGAGAAACCTTAAAGGATCAGGGGAAACATGCCATTGCGAATTGGAACTTGTTGAAGCCGTTTTTTTCCGGCAAGCCAGCGAAGGAAGTGACTGTATTTGATGTGGATCGGGCAAGAATTACCCTTCTAAAGAGGCGTTCACCCAAAACAGTGCACCATGCGATGTCGTTGATTCGCACACTGTATCTGCGTTGCTTCTTATGGGGGCTTTATACCGGGCCAAACCCCATGAAAAGCGTCAAATTCCCAAAGATCGACGGCAATGGCCGAATCCGTTTCCTATCGATTGAGGAAGCGCAAATCCTTTTGGCCGAATTGAAACCCCTGAACAGTGATGCACACGATTTGAGCTTAATGAGCTTGTTCACCTGTGCCAGGTATTCGGAGCTTGCAAATTTGCGATGGGGCGCTATCAATTGGACAGATGGCTTTGTAACCTTCCTTGATACAAAGAACGGGCGCAATCGAACGGTTCCGATATGCAATCCAGTCCGGGAAATGCTGCAAGATCGGCTTAAAGCTCTCCGATTAAAAGGTGAACCAACACCTGATTCGTTGGTTTTCCCAAACCGCTATGGTGGAGTCCGGAGCCAAATGGTTGATGTTTTCAAAGTAGTTGCAGACAGGCTCTTCAATAAGGGAATCACAGACAGGCGGCAAAGGGTTGTATTTCACAGCCTGCGACACACTGGGATTTCCTGGCTGGTTATGAATGGAACCGATTTGCGAACAGTCCAGGCCATTTCTGGCCATGAAACCCTTTCGATGTTAAAACGCTATTCACATTTATCGGTTGACCATGTGCGGGATGCGGTACGTCGCATGGCGGACGGTTTCGGGGATCAGAGCAACCTTATTCCAATGTCAAGACAGGCCGGGTGA
- a CDS encoding DEAD/DEAH box helicase: MKIEISYRTIITGATPATVKALRAALSFQNPQWIENDRRGFSNWQTPRWIEGFELVRGGLVVPRGATGLAISICKQAGESWQVIDRRRHLPEVAFTFTGRLRGYQETAVAAILRRDFGTLQAPTGSGKTTMALAVVAARRQPALIVVHTRELMNQWRDRAVSFLGMEPGEVGQIGGGKFQLRPKLNIALVQSLYGRAGEVAPHIGFVIVDECHHCPSRTFTEAISAFDCKYQLGLSATPFRRDKLTKLIGWHVGPVVHRIDQQELVDNGSLCKAVVIPLQTDFETQIDCSECYSTALSELVQDKARNRLIVDTIIGEAQQTAGIVLALTDRKLHCEEIRRLLSFQGIEAEVLTGDMGNGKRAEVVGRMQAGEVKVVIGTGSLLGEGFDCPSIETLAIVTPIKFNGRLTQFVGRALRPSPGKMAARIIDFQDVRVPVLRAGALSRLKSYRGMAGIEVSE, encoded by the coding sequence ATGAAGATCGAAATTTCGTACAGGACAATCATCACCGGCGCAACACCGGCAACCGTCAAGGCGCTCCGGGCGGCGCTGTCATTCCAGAATCCCCAATGGATCGAGAACGACCGGCGGGGGTTCAGTAATTGGCAAACACCCCGATGGATCGAAGGCTTTGAGCTTGTCCGGGGCGGTCTGGTGGTTCCGAGAGGCGCAACCGGGCTTGCAATCAGTATCTGCAAGCAGGCCGGGGAATCATGGCAGGTCATTGACCGGCGACGGCACCTTCCCGAAGTGGCCTTTACCTTCACAGGCAGGCTTCGAGGCTATCAGGAAACGGCTGTTGCGGCGATCCTCCGGCGGGATTTCGGAACCCTGCAAGCACCGACCGGAAGCGGCAAGACAACGATGGCGCTGGCAGTCGTTGCGGCACGGCGGCAACCGGCGCTGATTGTGGTTCACACACGGGAATTGATGAATCAATGGCGGGATCGGGCCGTTTCGTTTTTGGGTATGGAGCCGGGCGAAGTCGGGCAGATCGGCGGCGGGAAATTCCAACTCAGACCGAAGCTGAACATTGCTCTTGTCCAGTCGCTTTATGGCCGGGCCGGGGAAGTGGCGCCGCATATCGGGTTCGTGATCGTTGATGAATGTCACCATTGCCCATCGAGGACATTCACCGAAGCCATTTCCGCATTCGACTGCAAGTATCAGTTGGGATTGAGCGCAACACCATTCAGGCGGGATAAATTGACAAAGCTGATCGGTTGGCACGTCGGGCCGGTTGTCCACCGGATAGACCAGCAAGAGCTTGTCGATAATGGGAGCTTGTGCAAGGCCGTGGTGATCCCGCTACAGACGGATTTCGAGACGCAAATCGATTGCAGCGAATGCTACAGTACGGCGCTGTCGGAGCTTGTGCAAGACAAGGCAAGGAACAGGTTGATCGTTGATACCATCATCGGTGAAGCCCAGCAAACGGCGGGTATCGTTCTTGCCCTGACGGATCGAAAACTGCATTGCGAAGAAATCCGGCGCTTGCTTTCATTCCAGGGCATCGAGGCAGAGGTTTTGACCGGCGACATGGGGAATGGTAAGCGGGCCGAAGTCGTGGGCCGGATGCAGGCCGGGGAAGTCAAGGTCGTGATCGGGACGGGAAGCCTTTTGGGGGAAGGGTTCGATTGTCCCTCAATCGAGACACTGGCGATTGTGACACCGATCAAATTCAATGGCCGATTGACTCAATTCGTTGGCCGGGCATTGCGACCATCACCCGGCAAGATGGCGGCAAGGATCATCGACTTTCAGGACGTGCGGGTTCCTGTTCTGAGGGCCGGGGCGCTCAGTCGTTTGAAGTCTTATCGAGGTATGGCCGGGATCGAGGTTTCGGAGTGA
- a CDS encoding type II toxin-antitoxin system RelE family toxin: MGWKVKLLSEAVKDFAKIEGSVRKMVLKQLVKLETNPLYGDALGHRAGIDLTGYFKLYADNKRIRIVYRVVGSEIQVIAIDKREDMDVYKMAFQRIQTMK; encoded by the coding sequence ATGGGCTGGAAAGTAAAGCTGCTTTCTGAGGCTGTAAAAGACTTTGCCAAGATTGAGGGAAGTGTACGCAAAATGGTTTTGAAACAGCTTGTCAAGCTGGAAACAAACCCGCTCTATGGTGATGCTTTGGGCCACAGGGCCGGAATCGATTTGACTGGATATTTCAAGCTGTATGCGGACAATAAAAGGATCAGAATCGTTTATAGAGTTGTGGGTTCTGAAATTCAGGTCATTGCGATTGATAAACGTGAAGACATGGACGTTTATAAGATGGCATTTCAGAGAATCCAGACCATGAAATAA
- a CDS encoding LPD1 domain-containing protein, translating to MDVPPFDTENITRNGQKVKAKLETGKKDQVYLNNETPLVVQWAVIEADDLVSSHDTDFRLNPEFPQELQPRDRTREEMKKQIFSISGKLNPELLGQSLYASAGAPIVGRDLVVESGNGRMLGLKMRYAQDGATAYREWVGENAKQFGIDPKTIDAMQHPVLVRIRLSEQDRKMVTERANERDIAAMSPVETAKVDSGRLQPEDMELFRPGDDGEIATASNSDFISQFLKTIGPAESAGLLTADGKPTRQLLDRIQAAVFEKAYHDDRLLALMAEDANPDIRNVLKALTMASTVFAKVKGMVGDKEPIEAIDHIVGAVDVIRRAKREGENVETILNQLGLFGEDIPGETASVTRFLVKNARSAKRIGEFLQAVAKKYQYWAANKDQPDLFGNLPEKPVAGTVLKEALADGGVGGNQPGLFEDASSVHPEIDGMRVAVSADVNQAPLNVPPNWIVFNAPRPLYGDREWQGDFLHGRFYAAVDPNGDKAEWCIKENKSLDAWVYQFVDAETMRAMVRQYYIDGYFKGDAEKTDKAMGRLTAEQIRGAFANFLDKMTFGAFQELEAKAVAPQESNTRPSKEPWRLDIMEAKTMDDIAAVFEDLFGVYWDGRDVMESALFESAGSGDFVMAPNGTINFGQITPEIAKVIKRQAGYIRMREGSVETTGEKHINRERRLAQIRQAGYKNAVDLVYTITSGYTEIYKGPGRQLILVNSNKQPITAYVLLEPAKDGDYYDVKTAFPTNTAFLERKELLWGDPPYHQRRNLAPSGDLGHSKSGEKISLPDSDVNRILEDATPETWRQAIKDAKSIADIEAVFRSLFPDAFSGEAEIQYVDTGEKIGGAKKDIWASILSGQRRMDAQALEGMDDATAAKAVTRQNVVRGLIDTFRDSGFEPGAVFMISKLIGSFDAKPADSDAARRSYLIASERVMQYLRSARTVSDFKDALQQIRSEIAGLIMTPEQKALDADYKDRVRQWNDLRHRKWLELINLPELHTDRGTFKRDKANAMLWAWEKTVQEDILPQSMIRQYNQMIHDLRQEAESNPDSFLNQYRALGKGFMDAVSLKSKTFQKHLNDAKAGNITDFSFLDKESTAKSPRTKQDKPKWQRIIPDVPERTGGTERKFSPQELIDLFGIRGVEYGNWMDRESSEHHTQMLGYGFMDMAQVLGIPMNHVSHGGKLAIAFGARGGGSAAAHYEPERKVINLTKLRGGGTLAHEWAHFLDNIIQMVASGGKEKFSYASGNSAAELAWRKKDDWERKRIPKPFAEGLSEDVQQALISLHEAIMRGDAGGKASDPQKNKYRSIGWVDELVQKGMSPQEIMDKSYQHELKGRFMGRVPFADLAAYIHFKTGQQVIYDKKHSHFYATSAAISSRTPDSYWTRPHEMLARAFEAYINDKLQASGIVNTYLVSGVRESDLDDTAPYPRGEERSRINAAFDRLIEALKENQIFEMALLMSNSVDGEDMVLEKARDVSNAIDGAIRISGCDVDPIGSKVAAL from the coding sequence ATGGATGTTCCTCCTTTTGATACGGAAAACATTACCAGAAATGGTCAAAAAGTCAAGGCGAAGCTTGAAACGGGCAAAAAGGATCAGGTCTATCTGAACAACGAGACGCCGCTTGTCGTGCAATGGGCAGTCATCGAGGCGGATGATCTCGTATCGAGCCACGATACGGATTTCCGGCTGAACCCGGAATTTCCGCAAGAGCTGCAGCCCAGGGACCGCACCCGGGAAGAAATGAAAAAGCAGATATTCTCGATTTCCGGGAAACTCAATCCGGAGCTTCTGGGTCAATCGCTTTATGCTTCTGCAGGCGCTCCGATTGTTGGGCGTGATCTGGTTGTGGAAAGCGGCAACGGCCGGATGCTGGGGTTGAAGATGCGCTATGCGCAAGACGGTGCTACGGCATACCGGGAATGGGTTGGAGAAAACGCCAAGCAATTCGGGATCGATCCGAAAACCATCGATGCCATGCAACACCCCGTGCTGGTCCGGATTCGTTTGTCCGAACAGGATCGCAAGATGGTCACAGAACGGGCCAACGAGCGAGACATTGCTGCCATGTCGCCGGTGGAAACGGCAAAGGTGGACAGCGGAAGGCTGCAACCGGAGGACATGGAGCTGTTCCGTCCGGGTGATGACGGGGAGATTGCCACGGCTTCAAACAGTGATTTCATATCACAATTCCTGAAAACCATAGGTCCTGCAGAATCGGCTGGCCTTCTGACAGCAGATGGAAAGCCTACCCGGCAGCTTCTGGACCGCATTCAGGCGGCTGTTTTCGAAAAGGCGTATCATGACGATAGATTGTTGGCCCTGATGGCAGAGGACGCAAACCCGGATATCCGCAATGTGTTAAAGGCTCTGACCATGGCATCAACCGTATTCGCCAAGGTGAAGGGTATGGTTGGAGACAAGGAGCCGATAGAGGCAATCGACCATATTGTTGGCGCCGTTGATGTGATCCGGAGAGCGAAGCGGGAAGGTGAAAACGTCGAGACCATACTGAATCAGCTTGGCTTGTTCGGTGAAGACATCCCGGGGGAAACCGCTTCTGTGACGCGGTTTCTGGTCAAGAATGCCCGTTCGGCCAAACGGATCGGTGAATTTTTGCAGGCCGTTGCCAAGAAGTACCAGTATTGGGCGGCCAACAAGGATCAACCGGATTTGTTCGGGAATCTGCCGGAAAAGCCGGTGGCTGGCACCGTCTTGAAAGAGGCGTTGGCCGATGGTGGTGTTGGCGGTAATCAACCAGGGCTTTTCGAGGACGCATCTTCGGTGCATCCCGAAATTGATGGAATGCGGGTAGCGGTATCTGCCGATGTGAACCAGGCACCCCTCAATGTCCCGCCGAACTGGATCGTTTTCAATGCCCCAAGGCCGCTTTATGGGGACCGGGAATGGCAAGGGGATTTTCTGCATGGCCGGTTCTATGCGGCCGTCGATCCCAACGGCGATAAGGCCGAATGGTGCATCAAAGAAAACAAAAGCCTCGACGCATGGGTCTATCAATTCGTTGATGCGGAAACCATGCGTGCCATGGTTCGGCAATATTATATCGATGGGTATTTCAAGGGGGATGCAGAAAAAACCGACAAGGCCATGGGAAGATTGACAGCCGAACAGATACGGGGAGCGTTTGCAAACTTTCTGGATAAAATGACGTTTGGGGCCTTTCAGGAATTGGAGGCCAAGGCGGTTGCGCCACAAGAAAGCAATACCAGGCCAAGCAAAGAGCCCTGGCGGTTGGACATCATGGAAGCGAAAACCATGGATGATATTGCCGCCGTATTTGAGGATTTATTCGGGGTATATTGGGATGGCAGAGACGTGATGGAATCGGCGCTGTTTGAGTCTGCAGGAAGCGGCGACTTCGTGATGGCTCCGAACGGTACGATCAATTTCGGGCAGATCACTCCTGAGATTGCGAAGGTGATCAAGAGGCAGGCCGGTTATATTCGGATGAGAGAGGGAAGTGTAGAAACCACTGGCGAAAAGCACATCAATCGAGAGCGAAGACTCGCTCAGATAAGGCAGGCTGGGTATAAAAATGCAGTGGATTTAGTTTATACGATTACAAGCGGTTACACGGAAATTTACAAGGGGCCTGGTCGTCAATTGATTTTGGTTAATTCGAACAAGCAACCGATAACGGCCTATGTCTTATTGGAGCCTGCAAAAGATGGTGATTACTACGATGTTAAAACAGCGTTTCCAACGAACACGGCCTTTCTGGAAAGGAAAGAATTGCTGTGGGGTGACCCGCCTTATCACCAGCGACGGAACCTTGCCCCCAGCGGTGACTTGGGCCACAGCAAATCTGGTGAAAAAATATCTCTACCCGATTCCGATGTCAACAGGATTTTGGAGGATGCCACGCCTGAAACATGGAGACAGGCCATAAAGGACGCAAAGAGCATTGCCGACATCGAGGCCGTTTTCCGCAGCTTGTTCCCAGACGCATTTTCGGGTGAAGCAGAAATCCAGTACGTGGACACCGGCGAGAAGATCGGCGGGGCCAAAAAGGATATTTGGGCCTCGATTCTCTCAGGTCAACGAAGAATGGATGCTCAAGCGCTGGAAGGGATGGATGATGCGACGGCGGCCAAGGCTGTCACAAGGCAAAATGTCGTTCGCGGCCTGATCGATACTTTCCGGGATTCGGGCTTCGAGCCAGGAGCCGTGTTCATGATTTCGAAGCTGATCGGATCGTTCGACGCGAAACCAGCGGATTCTGATGCGGCCAGGCGCTCCTATTTGATTGCGTCAGAGCGGGTGATGCAATACCTGAGATCGGCCCGGACCGTTTCCGATTTCAAGGATGCGCTGCAACAGATTCGATCCGAAATTGCCGGGCTGATCATGACACCGGAACAGAAGGCTTTGGATGCCGATTATAAGGATCGAGTCAGGCAATGGAATGATTTGCGCCATCGGAAGTGGCTGGAGTTGATCAATCTGCCGGAGTTGCATACGGATAGGGGAACATTCAAACGGGATAAAGCCAATGCCATGCTTTGGGCATGGGAGAAGACCGTACAAGAAGATATCTTACCCCAAAGCATGATACGTCAGTATAACCAGATGATCCATGATCTTCGCCAAGAGGCGGAAAGCAACCCCGACTCCTTCCTGAACCAATATCGAGCGCTTGGCAAGGGGTTTATGGATGCCGTTTCATTGAAAAGCAAGACCTTCCAAAAGCATCTGAACGACGCCAAGGCTGGAAACATCACAGATTTTTCGTTTCTGGACAAAGAATCGACAGCCAAAAGCCCAAGAACAAAGCAGGATAAGCCGAAATGGCAACGCATCATACCGGATGTTCCGGAGCGGACAGGCGGTACGGAGCGCAAATTCAGTCCACAGGAATTGATCGATCTGTTCGGCATTCGCGGTGTGGAGTATGGCAACTGGATGGACAGGGAATCATCTGAGCACCACACGCAGATGCTGGGTTATGGGTTCATGGATATGGCTCAGGTGTTGGGAATTCCCATGAATCACGTCAGCCATGGCGGCAAGCTGGCCATCGCCTTCGGCGCCCGGGGCGGTGGATCGGCCGCTGCGCATTACGAGCCGGAGCGAAAGGTGATCAATCTGACGAAACTTCGGGGCGGCGGAACGCTGGCCCATGAATGGGCGCATTTTCTGGACAACATCATTCAAATGGTGGCATCGGGCGGCAAGGAGAAGTTCTCGTACGCCAGCGGGAATTCCGCCGCCGAGCTGGCCTGGAGAAAAAAGGATGATTGGGAGCGCAAGCGGATCCCCAAGCCATTCGCAGAAGGTCTTTCCGAAGATGTTCAACAGGCGCTGATATCTTTGCATGAGGCGATCATGCGGGGTGACGCGGGTGGAAAGGCGTCTGATCCGCAAAAGAACAAATACCGGTCCATCGGTTGGGTGGACGAGCTTGTTCAAAAGGGGATGAGTCCGCAAGAAATCATGGACAAGTCATATCAGCATGAGCTGAAAGGCCGCTTCATGGGCAGGGTGCCATTCGCCGATTTGGCTGCCTACATTCATTTCAAAACGGGCCAACAGGTAATCTACGACAAGAAACATTCGCACTTTTATGCAACATCTGCAGCGATTTCATCCAGAACGCCTGACAGCTACTGGACAAGGCCCCATGAGATGCTGGCCCGCGCTTTCGAAGCCTATATCAACGACAAGCTGCAGGCATCCGGCATTGTGAACACCTACCTGGTTTCAGGCGTTCGGGAAAGTGATTTGGATGACACGGCGCCATACCCCAGAGGCGAAGAGCGCAGCCGGATCAATGCGGCGTTTGATAGGCTGATTGAGGCGTTGAAAGAGAACCAAATATTCGAAATGGCTCTTTTGATGTCAAATTCAGTGGATGGCGAAGACATGGTTCTTGAAAAGGCGAGAGATGTTTCCAATGCCATTGATGGTGCCATCCGGATTTCCGGATGTGACGTTGACCCGATTGGAAGTAAGGTTGCCGCACTATAG
- a CDS encoding AAA family ATPase produces MLDADHFDLGDTLLQDEPSWINEDAVKAGKQGAGSKRFEKQTQEHRRIPVNEIDGETLLNLDFPEPEWIVRGMIPVGLTLLAGKPKGGKSLLMANLAIAMATGGRSLNIPFEGPERVVMFALEDSKRRLNDRFRKMIGDSGKGMSNILIRFEARRIGSGFEDDLQGVIERHKPRLVIIDTLAKVKPSSNGRKAAYDEDYGHGDAIKRIIDQHEIGCVVVHHTRKMGAEDCFDTVSGTLGLTAAFDTLAVLQRRKDHSVLAVRGRDIEDTELAIRLDGQYLTWQFLGNPADVQVSTERQEIIRILKEEGGPLRPKSIADMLGKRGDSTRHLLRKLLDAGVITYTDHGYLLK; encoded by the coding sequence ATGTTGGATGCTGACCATTTCGATTTGGGCGATACACTTTTGCAGGATGAACCATCGTGGATCAACGAGGATGCCGTCAAGGCCGGTAAGCAAGGGGCCGGATCGAAGCGATTCGAGAAACAAACACAGGAGCATCGGCGGATTCCAGTTAATGAGATCGACGGCGAAACCCTGTTGAACCTGGATTTCCCTGAACCGGAATGGATTGTTCGAGGTATGATCCCTGTGGGGCTGACATTGCTTGCAGGCAAACCCAAAGGCGGGAAAAGCCTGCTCATGGCGAATCTTGCCATTGCAATGGCTACCGGCGGGCGGTCCCTCAATATTCCATTCGAGGGGCCGGAGAGAGTTGTAATGTTTGCCCTGGAAGACAGCAAGCGGCGCCTGAATGATCGGTTCAGAAAAATGATCGGCGATTCCGGTAAAGGAATGTCAAATATTTTGATTCGATTCGAGGCACGGAGGATCGGAAGCGGTTTCGAGGACGACTTGCAAGGCGTCATTGAAAGGCACAAGCCAAGACTGGTTATCATCGATACGCTGGCGAAGGTTAAGCCATCAAGCAACGGCAGGAAAGCCGCATACGACGAAGATTATGGGCATGGCGATGCCATTAAGAGGATCATCGACCAACACGAGATAGGATGTGTCGTCGTTCACCATACCAGAAAGATGGGCGCTGAAGATTGCTTCGATACCGTAAGCGGAACGTTGGGGTTGACAGCCGCATTCGATACACTGGCCGTTCTGCAAAGGCGAAAGGATCATTCTGTATTGGCCGTTCGAGGCCGGGACATCGAGGATACAGAGCTTGCCATACGGTTGGACGGGCAATATCTGACCTGGCAATTCTTGGGGAACCCGGCAGATGTCCAGGTGAGCACCGAACGACAGGAGATCATCCGTATTTTGAAAGAGGAGGGAGGCCCGTTAAGGCCGAAAAGTATAGCCGATATGCTGGGAAAGCGTGGGGATAGCACCCGGCATTTACTTCGAAAACTATTGGATGCTGGTGTCATAACCTATACAGATCATGGGTATTTACTAAAGTGA
- a CDS encoding CHC2 zinc finger domain-containing protein, with amino-acid sequence MACILPEHPLKNQGKSGGSRFALDPKSIVVSLADVVTSRGIELKPSGPGRWRALCPFHGERTPSFFVYENSNRYHCFGCGESGDAIDFVRRLEGCTFKDAVERLTGQSPGRYKRDPVAIRKRQAVSGFRRWEATYSDFLSHWRGAAGRMIMRDGPEKMDENAELIRLLGVVDQQLEILASGDDRRKFTLFKAIQTGEGMDYVGC; translated from the coding sequence ATGGCCTGTATTCTACCTGAACATCCTCTTAAAAATCAAGGCAAATCCGGCGGCTCTCGATTTGCCTTAGATCCTAAATCTATCGTGGTTTCCCTGGCCGATGTGGTCACATCCAGAGGGATCGAGTTGAAACCATCCGGGCCAGGGCGCTGGCGGGCGCTATGCCCGTTTCATGGCGAGCGGACACCTTCCTTTTTCGTCTATGAAAATTCAAACCGCTATCATTGCTTCGGCTGCGGCGAGAGCGGCGACGCAATCGATTTTGTCCGGCGACTGGAAGGATGCACCTTCAAGGATGCTGTCGAACGGCTTACCGGGCAGTCACCTGGGCGCTACAAGCGGGACCCCGTGGCGATCCGAAAGAGGCAGGCTGTATCAGGCTTTCGGCGATGGGAGGCGACCTATTCCGATTTCCTGTCCCATTGGCGGGGCGCTGCTGGCAGAATGATTATGCGGGATGGGCCAGAAAAGATGGACGAAAACGCAGAGCTTATACGTTTGCTGGGCGTCGTTGATCAACAGCTTGAAATTCTGGCAAGCGGCGACGACCGGCGGAAATTCACGCTTTTCAAGGCCATTCAGACGGGCGAGGGCATGGACTATGTTGGATGCTGA